One segment of Paraburkholderia bonniea DNA contains the following:
- a CDS encoding sugar ABC transporter ATPase, whose amino-acid sequence MTRPLPVPFATAIAAALLLSACGSPGPAARADSAAKPMMHISSARSPAAIVNCLTSRLARAQSANTGSTTEITVGANSNPAYWVTLTPAGSGYGAVVKVLHPANAPEDPPEPEMRFNIARCTT is encoded by the coding sequence ATGACACGTCCATTGCCTGTGCCGTTCGCCACTGCCATTGCCGCTGCCCTGCTGCTCAGTGCCTGTGGTTCACCCGGGCCGGCAGCGCGCGCGGACAGCGCTGCCAAGCCGATGATGCATATCAGCTCGGCGCGCTCCCCAGCTGCCATCGTCAACTGCCTGACCAGCCGCCTGGCGCGGGCTCAGAGCGCCAACACCGGCAGCACGACCGAAATCACCGTAGGTGCGAACTCCAACCCGGCGTACTGGGTGACGCTCACGCCAGCAGGATCGGGCTATGGCGCGGTCGTCAAAGTGCTGCACCCGGCCAATGCCCCCGAAGATCCGCCTGAGCCCGAAATGCGCTTCAATATCGCGCGCTGCACGACCTGA
- the fabI gene encoding enoyl-ACP reductase FabI produces MGFLAGKRILLTGLLSNRSIAYGIAQACKREGAELAFTYVGERFKERITEFATEFGSTLVFPCDVADDAQIDALFAALGQHWDGLDGLVHSIGFAPREAIAGDFLDGMTRENFRIAHDISAYSFAALAKAAQPLLTQDASLLTLSYLGAERAIPNYNTMGLAKASLEASVRYLAVSLGVKGVRVNGISAGPIKTLAASGIKGFGKILEFVEHNAPLKRNVTIEQVGNTAAFLLSNLAAGVTAEMIHVDSGFNAVVGGMAAAAE; encoded by the coding sequence ATGGGTTTCCTTGCTGGCAAACGAATCTTGCTGACTGGCTTGCTGTCGAACCGGTCAATCGCTTATGGCATCGCTCAAGCCTGCAAACGCGAAGGCGCAGAACTGGCGTTCACCTATGTCGGCGAGCGCTTCAAGGAGCGTATTACTGAGTTCGCCACTGAGTTCGGCAGCACGCTGGTGTTTCCGTGCGACGTCGCTGACGACGCCCAGATCGACGCCCTCTTCGCCGCGCTGGGACAGCACTGGGATGGTCTCGACGGGTTGGTCCATTCAATCGGTTTTGCGCCGCGCGAAGCCATTGCGGGCGATTTTCTCGATGGCATGACGCGTGAGAACTTCCGCATCGCGCACGATATTTCCGCTTACAGCTTTGCCGCCCTTGCCAAAGCTGCCCAGCCGCTGCTGACCCAGGATGCCTCGCTGCTCACGCTGAGCTATCTCGGGGCCGAACGGGCGATTCCGAACTACAACACGATGGGCCTTGCCAAAGCATCGCTTGAAGCCAGTGTGCGTTATCTGGCGGTTTCGCTTGGGGTCAAGGGAGTGCGGGTGAATGGCATTTCGGCGGGCCCGATCAAGACGCTGGCGGCAAGCGGCATCAAGGGCTTCGGCAAGATTCTGGAATTCGTGGAACACAATGCCCCGCTCAAGCGCAACGTGACGATCGAGCAAGTCGGCAACACCGCGGCCTTTTTGCTCTCGAATCTCGCCGCAGGCGTGACAGCGGAAATGATTCACGTGGATAGCGGCTTTAATGCCGTCGTCGGCGGAATGGCGGCAGCCGCGGAATAA
- the amaB gene encoding L-piperidine-6-carboxylate dehydrogenase, giving the protein MSASDTRLNPSTLLAELGLSAITQTGTAVHSPVDGACLGHVTDATAPQVEAALLQAQQAFAAWREVPAPRRGELVRLLGNRLREQKQALGSLITLETGKILQEGLGEVQEMIDICDFAVGLSRQLYGLTIVSERPGHRMAENWHPLGVCAVISAFNFPAAVWSWNAALALVCGNAVIWKPSEKASLTALAVNQILQEALAAFGDAPAGLTALLNGGREIGAQLVADPRVALVSATGSTAMGRTVGVEVARRFGRSLLELGGNNAGIVSPSADQALALRGIVFSAVGTAGQRCTSLRRLLVHDSVYASTVARLKEAYARVPVGHPLEAGTLMGPLIDAAAFERMQAALDEARAQGGTVHGGERVSVAGLEGGYYVRPALVEMPAQTAVVLTETFAPILYVLRYQHFDEALAANNAAAHGLSSCVFTLNLREAEQFMSAAGSDCGIANVNIGPSGAEIGGAFGGEKETGGGRESGSDAWKAYMRRATNTVNFSNALPLAQGIDFNLN; this is encoded by the coding sequence ATGTCTGCTTCAGACACTCGCCTTAACCCCTCAACGCTCCTCGCTGAGCTTGGCCTGAGCGCCATTACGCAGACCGGCACGGCGGTGCATTCACCGGTGGATGGCGCGTGCCTCGGGCATGTCACTGACGCCACCGCGCCTCAGGTTGAGGCCGCGCTGCTCCAGGCGCAGCAGGCGTTTGCCGCATGGCGCGAGGTGCCCGCGCCACGCCGGGGCGAACTGGTGCGCTTGCTGGGCAACCGGCTGCGCGAGCAAAAGCAGGCGCTTGGCAGCCTGATTACGCTCGAAACCGGCAAGATCCTCCAGGAAGGATTGGGCGAAGTGCAGGAAATGATTGATATCTGCGACTTCGCGGTGGGTTTGTCGCGTCAGCTTTACGGCCTGACCATCGTCTCCGAGCGGCCTGGCCACCGGATGGCTGAAAACTGGCATCCGCTGGGCGTTTGCGCGGTGATTTCAGCATTTAATTTTCCGGCTGCGGTGTGGTCGTGGAATGCCGCGCTGGCGCTGGTCTGTGGCAACGCCGTGATCTGGAAGCCTTCGGAGAAAGCCTCGCTTACCGCGCTCGCGGTCAACCAGATCCTGCAAGAAGCGCTCGCGGCGTTTGGTGATGCGCCCGCTGGGCTCACGGCGTTGCTGAACGGTGGCCGTGAAATTGGCGCGCAACTGGTCGCGGATCCTCGGGTGGCGTTGGTTAGTGCCACGGGCAGCACCGCGATGGGCCGCACGGTAGGGGTCGAAGTGGCGCGCCGCTTTGGCCGCTCATTGCTGGAGCTGGGCGGCAACAACGCGGGCATCGTCAGCCCGAGCGCCGATCAGGCGCTGGCGTTGCGCGGCATCGTGTTTTCGGCCGTCGGCACGGCGGGCCAGCGCTGCACTTCGCTGCGCCGTCTGCTGGTGCACGACAGCGTGTATGCCAGCACCGTCGCGCGTCTGAAAGAGGCCTACGCCCGCGTGCCGGTGGGGCATCCGCTGGAAGCGGGCACCTTGATGGGGCCACTGATCGACGCGGCTGCGTTCGAGCGCATGCAAGCCGCACTCGATGAGGCGCGCGCGCAAGGCGGCACGGTGCATGGCGGCGAACGTGTGAGCGTGGCAGGGCTGGAGGGGGGCTATTACGTGCGTCCGGCGCTGGTCGAAATGCCTGCGCAAACCGCCGTGGTACTGACTGAAACCTTCGCGCCGATTCTGTATGTGCTGCGCTACCAGCACTTCGACGAGGCGCTGGCCGCGAACAACGCTGCAGCGCATGGGTTGTCATCGTGTGTCTTCACGCTGAACCTGCGCGAGGCGGAGCAGTTTATGTCCGCTGCGGGCAGCGACTGCGGCATCGCCAACGTCAATATCGGGCCGAGTGGCGCGGAGATTGGCGGGGCCTTTGGCGGTGAAAAAGAAACGGGCGGCGGCCGTGAATCCGGCTCAGATGCGTGGAAGGCTTATATGCGCCGCGCGACCAACACGGTCAACTTCTCGAACGCGCTGCCTTTGGCACAGGGGATTGATTTCAACCTGAACTAG
- a CDS encoding PhoX family protein: MAEQPDFSRRKALKLLSGAPLLPFGGFASAAFLAGCGGNEVSAGATPQPVANFVSASFAGMTAPNLEHPAAMAQTTVGSSLTLNFSDGSQRVCKLAYQPFFITGDQVSDGAGGTILTGGYFDIHNQPIIDRSVPGQERQFFSDCPDGSSLIRLDHTTVKGISGNPVFAVVQFEYATRDQSAASVYGQLPSPIAVLTLDQNPATGELKLVAYRNVDTSGAHGLWITCGASLSPWNTHLSSEEYEPDASTIASNSQFKAFSRNLYGDETTANPYHYGHLPEVSVNPDGTGRVTKHYCLGRISHELIQVMPDQRTVLMGDDATNGGLFMFIADQKADLSAGTLYVAQWLQQRSAGAGAATLRWIRLGHASSAEIEALADRLSAADIMDVAVKDPGDSSFTKIHYNGTLNWIRVKPGMTQAATFLETHRYAALAGGSMGFTKLEGTTVNLRDKVLYSAMSRIEKSMVRGHAASSDVALDRAISAGAVYALNLKGAQQDTQGTTIDSDWVPVDMSAPAALVGEDLATADALGNLANPERIANPDNLKFSEKLRTLFIGEDSSLHVNNFLWAYNVDSQTLTRVLSCPAGAESTGLHAVDEMNGWTYVMSNFQHVGDWESPLHDKVKATLDPLVRANYKDRFGAAVGYLTAEPTALKL; encoded by the coding sequence ATGGCTGAACAGCCCGATTTCTCTCGCCGTAAAGCACTCAAACTCCTCTCGGGCGCGCCGCTGCTGCCGTTCGGGGGCTTCGCCAGCGCTGCGTTTCTCGCGGGTTGTGGCGGCAACGAGGTCAGCGCAGGGGCCACGCCCCAGCCGGTAGCAAATTTCGTTTCGGCGTCGTTTGCCGGCATGACCGCGCCCAATCTCGAACATCCCGCCGCGATGGCTCAAACCACCGTCGGCTCAAGCCTGACGCTGAATTTCAGCGATGGCAGCCAGCGCGTTTGCAAGCTCGCCTACCAGCCGTTTTTCATCACCGGCGATCAGGTATCGGATGGGGCCGGCGGCACGATTCTCACGGGCGGTTACTTCGATATTCACAACCAGCCGATCATCGACCGCTCGGTGCCCGGGCAGGAACGCCAGTTTTTCTCCGATTGCCCAGATGGCAGTTCGCTGATCCGTCTTGACCACACCACGGTAAAAGGCATCAGCGGCAACCCGGTGTTCGCGGTGGTCCAGTTTGAATACGCCACCCGCGACCAGAGCGCTGCTTCGGTGTACGGCCAGTTGCCCTCACCAATCGCGGTGCTAACGCTGGACCAGAATCCCGCCACCGGCGAGCTCAAGCTAGTCGCCTACCGCAACGTCGATACCTCAGGCGCGCATGGGCTGTGGATTACCTGCGGCGCGAGCCTCTCACCCTGGAACACGCATTTATCGAGCGAGGAATATGAACCGGACGCCAGCACGATTGCCAGCAACAGCCAGTTCAAGGCCTTCAGCCGCAACCTGTACGGCGACGAAACCACGGCCAACCCGTATCACTACGGCCATTTGCCCGAAGTCAGCGTGAACCCGGATGGCACCGGGCGCGTGACCAAGCATTACTGCCTGGGACGGATCTCGCACGAACTGATTCAGGTGATGCCAGATCAGCGCACCGTGCTGATGGGCGACGACGCGACCAATGGCGGCCTGTTTATGTTTATCGCTGACCAGAAGGCTGATCTTTCGGCTGGGACACTTTATGTGGCCCAGTGGCTGCAGCAGCGTTCCGCTGGTGCTGGAGCGGCCACGCTCAGGTGGATTCGCCTCGGGCATGCCAGCAGCGCCGAAATCGAAGCACTGGCCGATCGCCTCAGCGCCGCCGACATCATGGATGTGGCCGTCAAAGATCCGGGCGATTCGAGCTTCACGAAAATTCACTACAACGGCACCTTGAACTGGATTCGCGTGAAGCCAGGCATGACCCAAGCCGCGACCTTTCTGGAAACCCACCGTTACGCCGCGCTGGCAGGCGGCAGCATGGGTTTCACCAAACTCGAAGGCACGACGGTGAACCTGCGCGACAAGGTGCTGTACTCCGCGATGTCGCGCATCGAGAAGTCGATGGTGCGAGGCCACGCAGCGTCGAGCGACGTGGCGCTAGACCGGGCGATCAGCGCTGGCGCGGTGTATGCGCTGAATCTGAAGGGCGCTCAACAAGACACGCAGGGCACCACCATCGACAGCGACTGGGTGCCGGTGGACATGAGCGCGCCCGCTGCGCTGGTTGGCGAAGATCTGGCCACGGCTGATGCATTGGGCAACCTGGCCAATCCAGAGCGCATCGCCAATCCAGACAACCTGAAGTTCTCGGAAAAACTGCGCACGCTGTTTATTGGCGAAGACAGCAGCCTGCACGTGAACAATTTTCTGTGGGCCTACAACGTCGACAGCCAAACCCTGACGCGGGTGCTGTCCTGTCCGGCGGGGGCGGAGTCGACCGGCCTGCACGCGGTGGATGAGATGAACGGCTGGACCTATGTGATGAGCAATTTCCAGCACGTCGGCGATTGGGAGAGCCCGTTGCACGACAAGGTCAAGGCGACGCTTGATCCATTGGTGCGAGCAAATTACAAGGATCGCTTTGGCGCAGCGGTGGGGTATTTAACGGCTGAGCCGACGGCGCTCAAGCTTTAA